Within the Fusarium keratoplasticum isolate Fu6.1 chromosome 1, whole genome shotgun sequence genome, the region TTGCAAGAAGGAACCTGACCTATTGTTAGCTTGCGCCTTTCTCAAATTTGAAGAAGTCTATGATAACATACATTCCACTAGCAGCTTCCAAGACTCCTTTCTCGACCATCAGGCGCATGTCAACATCACACAAATAGTCAGGGCAGTTGTGCTGTATTCTGTCCTGTAAATACTTGAGGATATCTTCATCAGCTGCTTTGATGTCTCTCGAGAGGCATCCTCGAAAGAGGGGTATAGCCTCTGGCTTGAATCGGGAAGTGGCAAAGATGTTAAAACCACCGTCTTTTTGGAGTGTATGCAGCCCATCCAGGAACTTGGATAAGTTGGGAGGGTGACACTCGTCTAGTGCGTCAAGGAGAATGAAATTCTTTGAGTTCTTCGAGCATACATCGCGAATGGTCTCAATAGTAGCCTCCAGTGCTGGCCTGGTACGAAATGTCTCGTGTTTCCCAAAGAGATCTGTGACGGACGAGAGAAGAGGGGAGCTTCTTTGTGCGAGCTGCCTCAATAAACTCAAAAGAAGCTCTTCAGGCTGCTGGATATCTTGCTTCCGGAAATTGAAGTAAATGTAAGCAATCCCCACGGTCGGGTCGCTGCCAAACCGTTGGCATAAGTGGTCGATGACGATTGATGTGATGAGCGTTTTGCCCGCACCAGGAATCCCATGGCAGAATAACTTGTGTGTTTTCGATGTTACCCAGGTTTGGAACTCTTGTGAGTCCAGGAACCATTGGCCAGTTCCGGGTTGTCGTTGTCTGAACAAGTCGTTATGCTGAGGGGCGTAGTCCACCGGAGTGAGCCATTCAAGAATCTTGGTAGCATCACGATCGTGTTTCGCACCGACAAGAGTATCGACATCCTCTCTGATGCCTTTATTACAGTTAATAATTATGCGCAGAGGCTAGACTGGCAGCGACTAACCTTGGACAAGCTCCCGCActtgctccagctcctcaaccttctGAAGCGGAACCTCCAACAACAGCATTCTAGCATATGCGGCAGCGGCCATGGCTGCATACTGCTGCCAGTCCCCATTTTTGTGCGAGTCGGCATAATCGCTGATGCCCCGGATAACCAGACAAGGCCACTCGTTCATAAGACCCGCCGCTTCCATCTCGAAGCACAAGACGTTTTCCTTCTCTGCGATGCTGTCACGCCGCCGGGCGTCCTTGATGACCATATTGCCAGATCCAATGTTGCCGTAGTGAATCTTGGGGTTATTGGACTTCCGAGGCTTGCGCTCGACCATGGTCTTAAGGTTCTGGTCCTCGTTGCACGCGTCGCATTCGTCGCCTCCGAGGTGAGGATAATCGGGTCTGAAGAGTATGTCCTTTTCGGAGCCGGGATAAGCCCAATCTTCCTGGTCATCGCACTTTTCCAGGGCCTTCTTAAGGATCCTTGAGAGATTCTTGCCCTGTTTAGGATCTGATCTCAGCGTGCGCAACGTGGATAAAAGGAGCTTTGGAGGCTTGTTCATAACGCCCACGCGGACAAAGGTATCGATTTGCATTCTCCCCATATCGTACTGGATGACACCGCCTCCTTGACCGTCGGGCTcagaaacaacaacatcgccaagcCGAATGTCGTTCTTCTTGCTTGGTACGCCGCCTCCGATTCCCACCATGAGAATGAATCTCAATTTAGGAAACGTGTGTACCATTGACTTGACAGCGCTGGTGGCAGAGCTGATGCCATACTCAGGCAAAACGGGCATAACAATATTGTGCTGCTTGATGTTACCCAGAACGTAGCTATTCTCATCATTGCGGTGTTGATGTGAGAGACGCTCATGTTCTTGGTCGAGCATAGCACGGGCGGCCCCAAGTTCCTCTGAAAGTGCAGAAATCCAGCCGATGGTGTAATGTTCGGGAGGAAAGctgggcttctcctcaggCTCGGAATCAGACATATTTGCTGTAGCTGATTCCTCGCTCTTGGCAAATAATGCAGAGCGGTCGTGACAAGTGGTTGAACGAACAAAATCAAGTCAAAGAATGGAGCTCtcggagaagaaggggacGTGGTTTGGGTGCTTTCCACTGGTGACTTATCAAGGCATTAATGCTGCGCCCCCGCCCAGCTGATTGCATCTTCAGGTAAGCTATGGTGGTTTCAACGAATGAGATACATTTTCACAACCGCTGTGCCGGGTTATCACGCATTTTGCGCTCAGCAGGGGGGAAGCGGATCCACCCTCGCAGTAGTAAAAAAAGATACGACACATCAAATCAACAGTGTCTAATTTCTAACGTAAAAAGGCCCCTAAATagaagaaataaaatataagaaaaataatagAGGTAACCAAATAGAGTGtttaaatatttatagtatcttttcttgtttttatatcttatttagCTCATAGTTAGGCTATAAGGTGCATACTCTTTATTGGCTTAACTGAGCGCAGTCGCCCTGGTGTCTTGAGTTTTTTACGACCGCGTGCCTCCGCTGAGTAATCCAGTTGCGGCGCACCACTATAGGAATAAGTGGGATTACCTGCCCTCCGGCCAGCCTAGCACCGCCCATGGCGTCTTTTCACTGTGATTTCAACCTTACCCCCTTTGATGATATATGCTATGGCCGCACTGTGGATAGGTGAGCTGCCGAGCGAGCATTAATGCCTAGTTGTTCCACTCTACTTCTCATAGAGAGAGTGTGTTGGGCACAATGGGCAGGAAGGAAATCGCCGAGCTTCCACTGCCACAAAGTCTCAAGGGTGCTGCTGCAAGGCGGCCCACAAGGCAACCAACCTATTTCTTAATTTACCTTTTTACATACTATAAGGTTAAAttaccttttaatatttatgTCTTTCTTTAcctaatacttattatatcCCCCCTTAAGGACTTATTAcatttattattaatataattatttctattatatatactattGTTATATCTGCTGCATTTGttattgctgctgctgctgcatcatgagctgctgctgattCCTACGCTGTATC harbors:
- a CDS encoding PNP-UDP-1 domain-containing protein, producing the protein MSDSEPEEKPSFPPEHYTIGWISALSEELGAARAMLDQEHERLSHQHRNDENSYVLGNIKQHNIVMPVLPEYGISSATSAVKSMVHTFPKLRFILMVGIGGGVPSKKNDIRLGDVVVSEPDGQGGGVIQYDMGRMQIDTFVRVGVMNKPPKLLLSTLRTLRSDPKQGKNLSRILKKALEKCDDQEDWAYPGSEKDILFRPDYPHLGGDECDACNEDQNLKTMVERKPRKSNNPKIHYGNIGSGNMVIKDARRRDSIAEKENVLCFEMEAAGLMNEWPCLVIRGISDYADSHKNGDWQQYAAMAAAAYARMLLLEVPLQKVEELEQVRELVQGIREDVDTLVGAKHDRDATKILEWLTPVDYAPQHNDLFRQRQPGTGQWFLDSQEFQTWVTSKTHKLFCHGIPGAGKTLITSIVIDHLCQRFGSDPTVGIAYIYFNFRKQDIQQPEELLLSLLRQLAQRSSPLLSSVTDLFGKHETFRTRPALEATIETIRDVCSKNSKNFILLDALDECHPPNLSKFLDGLHTLQKDGGFNIFATSRFKPEAIPLFRGCLSRDIKAADEDILKYLQDRIQHNCPDYLCDVDMRLMVEKGVLEAASGMFLLAKFQTDLLLSQPTKGHLLEALQSLGKGEPALDDAYDQIMKRITNQPQKDMAMEALLWIVHSKRPLATLELLHALAVGKGEKAFNPDYIPKLPDLLALFAGLVVVDRESDIIRLAHQTAQEYFERNRGYFAGAASFMTKACVQYLSSGIRIHKPLMAVADAMYLLLESPFSGYAAQNWGHHARDSFEENGTKNKDISKRIMSFLNSGTNVVSSFYLLQFTKVGRIRPDRRVTGLHLAASFGLVDQVNSLLRHGYDPLQADTKGITPLLWAVWEGQNRVVELFLAGGRVDVNLRYPFRHDLPIWQKLRPDLKLPEVPQAYAFPRGLSFRTLLTQAIEAGFPDIVKMLLNSGAETDYAYCLPIHLFNVVLNNREIFGNPIESGDSSLASEEELEQSSTSPPFWLVGKGVNQDAFREFYDLGNNFGSRLYHKPAGIRTPLSRAAELGHGAVVKLLLDHGARVELKEPGGKDAMTRAKEKGHWDIFKLLVDNRSR